The genome window TGGCGAGCAGAACCCCCGACAGCCGTCCGGAACCCCCGTTGGGGTCGACCCCGCCCAGAACCGCCACGAGAATGGCCTGGAGGATGTAGGAGACCCCATAGTCCGCCTTCGCAGAGTTGGTTCGGGAGTACATGACGAGCCCTGCGGCGGCGGCCAGGAGGCCGGACATCATGTAGGTCTCTATCAGGACGAGCGTGTTGTTCACCCCTGCGAAACGGGTGGCCGACGCATTCGTCCCCAGCGCATAGAGCTTGAAGCCCCAAGTCGTCCGAGCGAGCATCGCACTGCAGAGCAGCATCGCGAGGGCGAAGACGATCAGCGGAACCGGTACGCCCAAGAGGTAGCCGTTGCCCAACCAGAGGAAGGGCTCGGGAAAACCGTGGAGAGCCGAGCCCCGGGTCAGGATGATCGCCGTCCCCGTGAAGATCTGCATGGTACCGAGCGTGACCAGTATCGGTGGCAAGGACATCCCCGCGACGAGCAGGCCGTTCGCCAGGCCGCAGAGGATCCCGGCCGTCAAGGAGACGACGACGGCCAGGACGACGACGAGAACGGCCGAATCCGGATAATGGGGAATGAAGTGCAGCATCAGCATGCTGCCCAGAATTCCGGAGAGCGTTGCCGTCCCGACCACGGCCAGGTCTATTCCGCCCGATATCATGGAGAGGGTCATGGCGATGGACAGAAGTCCGACCTCCGCGAACTGAAAGGACATGGAGGTGAAGTTCCGCAGGGAGATAAAACGCCCCGGGACGAGGAGACCCATTCCGAGGAAGATCAGGCACGCAATCCCGAACAGCCTCTGGAGCTGCGAGGTTCTCAGCAACAGATTGCAAGCGATTCTAAACATTCGAGGGCACTCCCCTCGCACGCCCGGCCCGAATGAGGCGCTTCAGGGCCGGCAGGCCTATGCCGGTCAGGATCATGAGGCCCGCGACGACCCGCTGCCAGTAGCTGGGGACGCCCATCAGGATCAGGCTGTTAGTCATAATAGAGAGGAGCCCCACGCCCATCAGGGTACCCGTGACCGTTCCGTAGCCTCCCGATATGCGCGCCCCTCCGAGGACGACGGCAGCCAGGATATTCAGCTCGCTGCCCACGAGGTCGAAGGGATTCGCCATCCGAGACAGGGAGCAATGGACGATTCCAGTGAGTCCGGCAAGCGCCCCCGCGAGGACATAGGTGAAGCAGCGTATGGCGGCAAGGTTGAAGCCGACGCGCTCGGCTGATGCGGCATCGCCTCCCAGGGCGTAGATGCCCCGGCCGATGAGCGTCCGGTTCAGGATCCAGCTCGCCAGAAACGCGGCGACCAGAAGAAAAAGCACAGCCCCGGGGAGTCCGTACACGATTCCCGACTCGCTCGTCCCCCGAAAGAGATCCCAGCGCGAGAAGGCGACCATGGCCTGCGGGAGGTTCGAGATGTGGTTGCTCCCGATGAAGGCCAGGAGAAAGCCGCGATAAAGGTTTTGCGTCCCCAGGGTGACGATGAACGGGGGCAGCCCTGCCGCCGCGATGAAGAGGGCGTTGACGAACCCCAGGAGCGCCCCGGCAGAGGCGCCCAAGAGGAAAATCCAGACCATGGGCCCCTGATATCCCACCCCGACGAGGAACTTGGTTGTCGCATAGAAGGAGACCGCCGCTATTGCGGTGAAGGAGATGTCGATCCCGCCCGAGATGAGAACCATGTGGGCCCCCAAGGCAAACAGCCCCGTCACCGTAGCGCTTCTCAGAAGATCGCACAGGTTCATCAGAGACCAAAAGGCGGGATTGACGCTGCCGATGACGACGGAGAGCACAATCGTCGTCGCGGCCACCCAGAACTCGTTACGCCCCAACCATCGTTTCAGGATCGTGCTCATCCCGCCAAAGCCTCCATCAGTTCCCACTCCGAAGCGTCCGCTGACGTCTCCCCGACGACGCGCCCTTCCCGCATCAAAAGGATGCGGCTACACGTGGACAGCAGCTCCGGAATATCGTTCGATATGATCAGGACGGTCATCCCTTCGTAGGCCAGCTCACGCAGAAGCGCATGGATCTCTGCCTTCGAGCCGACGTCGACACCGGCCGTGGGAGCGTTCAGGATCAGGAGCCGCGGCTCGGTGGCCAGCCACCGGGCCAGCAACACGCGCTGCTGATTCCCGCCCGAGAGGTTCCTGACGGGGATATCGACGGAGGGAGCGGCTATCCTGAGTTTCTCCAACCAGCTCCGCGCGCTCTCACGGACGCGGTGCATCCGCAGGAAGCCGCCGCAGGAGAGGCGGTCGATCACGCTCAGAGCCATGTTCCTAGCTATCGACACGGGCAGAAGGAGCCCCTCCGAAAGGCGATCCTCGGGGACGTAGGCAATCCCCAGCCTCATGGCGTCCCGCACACTGTTCACGCGAACGGTGCCGCCCGAGATCTCGATCGTTCCGGACTTCGCGGGCTGAAACCCGAAAAGAGAGAGGGCGAGCTCGGTGGCCCCGCAGCCCAGGGCGCCCGTTATCCCCAGGATCTCCCCCCTATACAGGTCGAAGGAGACGTCCCGATAGGCGCCTGGAAGGTTCAGGCCGCGAACGCGAAGAAACGGCCTCTCTCCAGAGTTTTTTTCGTGGCGAAAGCGCGCCACTGCGATCTCGCGTCCGGTCATAAAAAAGGTCAGGCGGTTCGTGTCGAACTGGCGCGCCTCCTCGTCCGCCACGACCCTGCCGTTCCGCAGCACCGTGATCGTGTCGGAGATCTTCAGAACCTCATCAAGTTTGTGCGTGACGAAAAGGGCGGAGACCCCGCGGCGTTTCTGCTCCTCCATGATCGCCAGCAGCCGTTCGATCTCCTGACGGGTCAGGGCCGTCGTCGGCTCGTCCATGATGATCAGGCGCGCGCCCTGCACGACGGCCCGGACAATGGCCACCAGTTGTTTGGAGGCAACCGGGAGCTCCTCCACCAAAGCATCGGGGTCGAGACGCACCTGCAGGCGCTCCATTGCCTTCCGCGCGATTTCGTTCATCTCTCCACGGTCGATGGTACGCCTGCCGGAGGCCACCAGGGTGTTGAGCGCGACGTTCTCCGCCACCGTCAGGTTGGGGAAGAGCGAAAAATCCTGGTAGATGACCTGAATGCCTTTGGCGATGGAGAGACGGGGCCTCAAAAAGGAGTGCTCTTCCCCGTCGATGAGCACGCTGCCCGAGTCGGGCCGGATAATCCCGGCGACCAGTTTGATCAGGGTCGACTTGCCGGATCCGTTCTCGCCGACAAGGCATCGGATCTCTCCCTGTTCGAGCCGCAGATTGACGCCGCGAAGCGCCCTCACCCCCGAGAAGGATTTGCTGATGTCCTTGAGCTCAAGATAGGGGAGCAACGCCCTTGCCTCCTCTCCAGGATACTTCCGAAAAAATGAAAAGCAGAGGGAAGCCCAAACTGTCCAGCTTCCCTCTAGATTCAGCTAAAAGTTATACTGATCCATATTGTCCTTGGTGACGTCGACCCAAGCCTGGCCGTAGATTACCTTGCCATCGAGTTTGATCTTTTCATAGCCCTTGACCTTGAGATCGGCCCCATCCTCAACTGCTTGCCCATCCAGAACCAGCTCCGCGACCCTGTTCATAGCGTAGCCGGCCTCGGCGGGGTCCCAGAAGCTGATCATGTCGACGGCCCCCGTCTTGAGGTACTGGCCGGAGACCGACACAAGGCTGGTCCCCACGACGGCAGTCTTGTCGGCGAGGCCCATCTCCTCGATCGCCAGGCCGGCCCCCGCCACGTCCACGGCCGAGCTACCGATGAACCCCTTGAGGTTGGGGAACGCCTTAAAGAGCTCGCGCGTCCGAGCGTAGGCGGTCTGCTGGTCGTCGTTGGTCTCGATCTTCTGCCCCACCCACTTCATGTCGGGATAGTGGGCCTTCTGATGCTCGATGGCTGCGTCCACCCATTCGTTATGGGTTTTCGAGGTCAGGCTGCCGACCATGACGACGTATTCGCCCTTCTTATCCATCAGTGCAGCCAGTGCGTCCATGAAGTGTACCCCATAGGCGGCGTTATCGAACGCCTCAATGTCGTAGTCCACGTTCTGCTGCGCCGAGGCCTCGTGGGTGACGACCACGATCTTCTGATCCCGGGCCTTCTTGAGCACGGGCTCTAGGGCCTCGGCGGAGAAGGGCACGACGCAGAGGGCGTCCACCCCCTGTGCGATCAGATCCTCGACTATCTGCACCTGCAGGGCGGCATCGGCCTTGGACGGCCCCTGCTGGAACGCGTTGACGCCGTTGTCGGCCGCATAGCGCACGACCCCTTCCTCCATGCGCTGGAACCAGTTGACTCCGCTCAATTTGACCACCGTAGCAATCACGCGTTCCTGCGCCGCAGCCATGGTCACGAACAGAGCGACCAACGCCAAAACCAGAACCAAACTTACTCCAACCACCTTTTTCATGCCTTTTCCCTCCTCGTGTGCTTTCCTCATTGCTTCGACAGCCTCTCATGGACAAAAACGCATTGCACTGCACTGCAAGTTCAAACCGCTTCAAACGGAATACCCTGACGCTCCAATTCCTGCGACACCTCGGGAAAGAGGCCCCTGTCCGTCACGACCCTGTCGATGTCCGAAAAATCACAAATCTTGACGAGGGCGCTCTTCCCGAATTTGGAGTGGTCGGCAACCAGGATGACCTCCTGTGCGGCCCGGACGATCAGCTGTTTTATGGAGCGTTCGGCGATGTTCGCATTGAAGATGCCCTCCTGAAGATCAATGGCATCCGCCCCCAGAAAGGCTTTGTTGACGCGAACATCTCGAAAGAAACTCTCGGTGTCGGCGCCAAGCGTTTCGTTGAAATTGCACCGGATGCGGCCTCCGGCCAAAAATACGGAGGAGGACGAATGGTATTCCGAGCAACCCGCGATCGCGAGGTCGTAGGTCAATACCGTAAGCCGCCTGTGTTCGGAGAGCTGACGGGCTATCTCGAGCGTCGTCGAGCCCGCATCCAGGATCAGGGTGTCCCCGTCGGCGACGAGAGAGGCCGCACGGCTCCCGATGCGGGCTTTTTCCTCCACAAAGGCCTTCGTCTTGTCAGCATAGGCGTTCTCGAAGGCTGTGCTAAGGGACGGGAGAACCGCACCGCCGTGAGTGCGGCTCAGAAGGCCCCGCTCGCTCAGCAGCTCCAGGTCGCGGCGCACCGTGGACTCGGATACCCCGAGAAGAGGAACCAGACTCTCTACGGTGACGGCTCCCTCACTGCGAAGGGCGTCCATGATCCTGCGCTGACGCCCCGCCGGAAGAATCGAGGGATGCGCACGTCTTTGCATCGCTTTCCCCTCCATAGAACATTAGTACATTCTTTGACGATGTCAAAGTAAGTTTAGAACAGCGTCAAGAAAAAATCAATATCGTTCAAAAAAAATGACCGATATTGATTGATATTTGTTCAAACGCTACTGGATGTCTGCGGGGACAGACATTGCTTATGCGGTACAATACTCCTGCAAAACTTGGCCCCCTCCTAAAGCTGATTTTTTCCCCAGGACATTCCCAGTCGAGGCCCGCCAATTTTGGAAGGCGCGGCATTACCTAGACCTGTCCACCAACTTTGCAAAAATAGCGACCAAGAGTTATTCTTTAGGGCATGAATAACTTGAAAAGATGCGAGCAATTGAAGGAAGAAGAGTATCAGGGGATATTTGGAGTATCAAAGGCTACCTTTGATAAGATGCTGTCGATTTTGGAAGAAGCTTACATTTGGAAGAAGCTTACAAACGACTACATTCCAAGGGGGGAAGTCCGCTTGAGAGCTTATCTGTTTTAGATAAGCTGATAATTACTTTGGAATACTATCGAGAGTATCGCACTATGCGACATATCGCCTTTGACTATGGAGTATCGAAAAGTATGGTCCATAAGAGCATTCATTGGGTAGAGGATGTGCTGATCCGGAGTAAAGAGTTTTCTTTGCCCTCCAAAAGAAGTCTTTTAGACTCAACTTTCGCACTCAACTTTCACAGATAACTTTTAGGTTCCCAAGGCTTGGAATCAGAAGATCAAGAGCTCTAAAATCGTCTTGAAAAACTGTTCAAGCGGATAGATCCAGCCTTTTCTTCAATGCGACCGGAAGAGAGGTCACGAAGGCCTCAATTTTTTCCTTGTAGGCGCCGCTTCTCTTCAGAAGAGAGCCCAGTTTGAAGGAGTGGAAAAAGGACCCTGTTACGGAAGAGATTTCGTTTAGGGTAGCAGCGGTTTGTGTTATGATTTGCAAGGCTTGGACCTCCAGGGGATTTTGTTTTTTGACGATACAATTTTACCCAAAAGGCTTCCAGGCCGCTTCTTTTTTTTTGCCTCTTTATTCCTTTTTCAAGTTTCGAGACCTGATTTCCTGGCCTTTTTTACTGCGAAAGTTGAGTTAAAATCACCTGCATCGGTCCTCGCGGATCAGGTCCTCCAGAAAGGGCGGCAGCACGAAGGCCGCACGATGCACGGCGTTGGTGTAGTAGCGCGTACCCCGGACCTCCCGAATAGGCGTGGCCGGGTCGGGGGAGAGGGACGCGGCCCCGTAGGTCCACATCCCCGTCGGATAGGTGGGGACGGCCCCCCAGTACATCCGCACGACGGGGAAGACGGTGCGCATCTGGCCGATGGCCTGCCTCATCAGCGCCGTGTCGGAAAAGGGCGACTCCGTCAGCTCCACCATCAGCCCCTTGGGGGTCAACACTCTTTTGATGTCCGCATAGAAGGGGGACTGGAAGAGCCCGGCGGCGAACTCCACGGGGTCGGTGCTGTCCACGATGGCCACGTCGAAGCGGTCGGACGTGGTGCGGATGTACTCCAGGGCGTCCAGGCAACGCACGTCGGCGCGCGGGTCGTCCAGAGCGCACCCTATGGAGGGGAGCCAGCGCTTGGATGCCGCCACCACCCTCTCGTCGATGTCGATCAGCGTGCAGACCTCGACGCAGGGGTGCCTCAGGACCTCGCGCAGAATGGCGCCGTCCCCTCCGCCCACGATCAGGACCCGCCTGGGGTCGGGATGAGCGCAGATGGGAACGTGCGCCATCATCTCCGAGTAGCAGAACTCGTCCCGTTCCGTGAGCTGGATGGCCCCGTCCAGCATCAGGGCCCTGCCGTATTCCGGGGTCTCCACGACCAGGATGTCCTGCCAGGGGGTCCGCTCCTGGTGCAGGATGTCCGTGACCTTCAGCGAGAGCCGAAGGTTCTCCGTCTGCTCCTCCGTCATCCAAAGGTTGTTCGAGCGCTTTGCCCGTGTTACCGGTTTCTCGTCGGTCCCGCTCATGCCGATCCCCTCCCAATCTAAAGAAACGCTAACTTAATCCGGAGCCCCTTCCTTCTCTGGGGCCGACGCCGCCCCCAAAGGGGGGCTTGATGTACTTCATTCCCTCCAGCGCATCCTGCGGACGTTGTCGAACCAGGACGGGGGGGCCTCCTCCTTCGATGCGGACCTTGACGAGGACGCTCTCCCCTTCGTATTGGGGCCGGATGTCCCCTCCGTAACGTCGTAGAATTCTCGGTCGGCGTGATATGAGGACGATGAGGCTCGCCCCTTCAGCCTGTCGTGGCAGTAGGCCCCTGCCGCACCGAACAGCGCGGTGAGCACGGCCCAACCCAGAAGCCTCAGGATAAAGGAGGGGAGCACGAACAGGACGAAGGAGGCCACGCTGAACAGGAGCCCCAGGATGCAGAGCAGCATGGGGGCGAAGACGAGGAGCAGAATCCCCCTTTCCCGAATGTCGGAGCCCTGCCACTCCGTCAGTATTCGGCCCAGCCCGCCGAGGAGGCGGGGGGGCCAAAGGCGGGTGAGGACCTGAGAGAAGAAAGTACGGAACAACGCGATGCCTCCTTTGTCGCCTGTCCGGGTTCTCGTTTCAGACTGTGCCCGCGCCCTCGAGCGGTCCCTGCGTTCCGCGCGGTATCCGAGGCGGGGCGTCTCTAAATTATAACAGGGGGAGATTACAGCGGGGGGAGAGGGGATGGCCGTTTTCGTACTTTTTCCGCCAAAATCGTTTTTGCGGTAAACTGACGAGGAATCGGCAGGGGGCTCATGATAGGATAAAAAGCTGAACATGGACTTCCCTGTCCGGAAATCAAGGTCAGGACACCACGATGGGACAGAAGGCGGGAATGACGTGACGGATAACGTGACGGATAAATGGAAGCTGACGCCCGGGAAACTGAGACGGCTGAAGGACCCCGGGAGCTGGAAGGTGAAGGGGACCGACGAATGGGGCCCCGGCCGAAAAGGGGTGGGGCTCATCGGCCAGGAGCGGGCGGTGGAGTCGATCTCCTTCGGCCTGATGGTCCCGGGGAGGGGATACAACATCTTCGTGACCGGCCAGCCGGGCAGCGGGCGCACCAGCTATGCGCTCGAACGTCTCAGGGAGCGGGCGGCCGACCTCCCCGCCCCGGACGACTGGCTTTACCTTCACAACTTCGACGAGCCGGGGGAGCCCCTGGCGATGTCGGTGTCCGCCGGACGGGGAAAGGAGCTCTGCGCCGCCCTGGACGGGCTGCTGAACGAGCTCAAGGCCACGATCAGCAAGGCATTCGAGCAGAGTCAGTACGAGGACGCCAAGGCGCAGTACGTCAAGGAGTTCCAGGAGAAGGCGGGGACGATCATGGACGAGCTCAAGTCCTGGGCCGCCGAGCACCATTTCTCCCTCAAACGCACCCCGCAGGGGTTCGTCAACATCCCCCTGATCGAGGCCGAGGACGAGGAGGGCAAGCCCGTCGTTCGGGAGATCCAGCAGGAGGAGTTCGAGGCCCTGGACGAGAAGGAGCAGAAGCGCTATCAGGCGCTCTCCGAGGATGTGTCCCAGAGGACGCTTCTGGGGCTGCGCCGCATCCGCGACATGGAGAAGGAGCTCAAGGAGCGGATCGGCGAGCTCGAGGCCGAGATATGCCGGGCCGCGATAGCCCCCTGCATGGCGGACGTCCGCGAGGCGTACTCGGGCAACGAGCCTCTGTCGAAGTGGTTCGACCGGATGGCCGAGGACGTCATCGAGAACTTCGGGGCGTTCGTCACCGCGGTCCGGGACGAGTCGGCCGAGGTCGACTTCTCTCGATATCTGGGCAACCTCTTCGTCTCGAACGACCCGAAGGACGGGGCTCCGGTGGTCTGGGAGACCAACCCCACCTACTACAACCTCGCGGGGAAGGTGGAGTACGAGAGCCGCCAGGGCTACCTCTACACCGACTTTCGCCGCATCGTGGCGGGCGCCTTCCATAAGGCCAACGGCGGGTTCCTGGTTCTCGATGCGGAGAAGGTGCTCATGAACTTCATGTCCTGGGAGGCGGTCAAGCGCCTGCTCCGCACCCAGGAGGCGTCCATCGAGAACCTCGGGGAACAGTACGGGGCGATCCCCGTGTCCTCGCTGCGTCCCAGCCCGATTCGGATGAACCTCAAGGTCGTGATGATCGGGATGCCCTACATCTACGAGCTGCTGCAGCATTACGACCCGGAGTTCCGGAAGCTCTTCAAGGTCAAGGCGAGCTTCGACACGGACATGCCCCGGACGGCCGCGACGGAGCGCCGGATGGGGCTGTGCGTGAGGGACATCCTGCGGCGGGAGAACCTGAAGCCCTTCGACGCGGAGGCGTTGTCCGAGGTCATCGAGTGGGCCAGCCGGGACGCGGAGGACCAGAACCTCCTCTCGGCGGAGCTGGGCCGGCTCCGGGAACTGCTGATGGAGTCCCATGCCTGGGCCGCCGGGTCGAGCGGGCCGCGCGTGGGCCGGGAGCACGTCCGCAAGGCCATCGAGCACAAGCGCTACCGGTCGGGCATGTATCAGGAGAAGCTGACCCGTGCCTTCGAGGACGGGGTCATCCGGGTGGATACGGACGGAGCCGTGGTGGGACAGGTCAACGGCCTGGCCGTCCTGGACCTGACGGACTACCGCTTCGGGCACCCCTCGCGCATCACGGCCAACGTCTTCATGGGGCAGGAAGGGGTCGTCAACATCGAGCGGGAGGTGCGCATGACGGGGCCCATCCACAACAAGGGGCTGATGATCCTATCGAGCTACCTGGGGAGGAAATACGCCCAGGACATGCCCCTGACGCTCTCCGCGCGAATCACGTTCGAGCAGAACTACGGGGGCATCGAGGGGGACAGCGCCTCCTCCACGGAGCTCTACTGCCTTCTCTCGGCCCTCTCGGGGCTTCCCCTGAACCAGGGGATCGCCGTCACGGGTTCCGTGGACCAGTTCGGAAACGTCCAGCCGATCGGGGGTGTCAACGAGAAGATCGAGGGCTTCTTCGACTATTGCAGGATCGCGGGGCTGACGGGGCGTCAGGGGGTGATGATCCCCAGGGCGAACGTTCGGCACCTCATGTTGAACCATGACGTGCTCCAGGCCGTGAAGGACGGGAAGTTCTCCGTCTGGGCGGTGGGGACGATCGACGAGGGCATCGAGCTGCTCACCGGGGTTCGGGCCGGGCGGGAGCACCGGGACGGCTCCTATGCGCCCGCATCCGTCCACGGCAGGGCCAAGGCGCGGCTCTCGAAGCTCCTCTCGGACAACGTCAGGTTGCGTAAAAAACTCGGCGGGGACGACGAGGAGGATGAGGGAGGGCGGAGGGGCCGCGGGCCGGAGGAGGAGAGGTCGGCCAGGAGACGCGGCCGGTGAGCCGCCTGAGGGTGGGGATGGACCGCTCCGCTCCGCCCGCGGACGGGGCCGGACCCCTGAGGCGCTGGATCCTCTCCGTCCTGGACCTTCTGGAGGGGGTCTGGCACAACGAGGCCGACCCGCCTGCTCTGGGGCATGGGGAGCCGCTGGACGGGCTCGTCCTGACCGTGCTCTCGCAGAACACGAACGACCGCAACCGGGACATGGCGTTCGAACGGCTCAAGGCGCGTTTCCCGAGCTGGGAGTCCGTCGTCGAGGGCGGCGCCGAGGCCCTGGAGGACGCGGTGCGTCCCGCCGGGCTGGCGCCCACGAAGGCGCGGCGCATCCTGGAGATACTGAAGATCGTACATGGGGATTTCGGCGCCTACTCCATCGCGGAGCTCGCGAAGCGGGGGCGGGACGAGGCCAGGCGCTACCTGACCGCGCTGCCGGGCGTGGGGGAGAAGACGGCGGCGTGCGTCCTGATGTTCGACATGGCCCTCCCCGCGTTCCCCGTCGATACCCACGTCAGCCGGGTCTGCCGCCGCGTCGGGTTCGTGCCCGAAAAGGCGTCTCCGGACGATATCTGCGCGCTGATGGAGCGGGAGGTCCCCCCCCGGCGTTACCTTGGGGGGCACGTCAACATCATCGAACACGGCCGGGCGGTCTGCTCGGCGCGGAAGCCGCTCTGCGGGGCCTGCCCGCTCACGGCACTCTGCAACACGGGACGGGAGCGGGTCGCGGAGGCGATGGCGGTGGAGATGCGCAAGGGACGGCCCGGGCAGGGCCGTGCCCGGAAGGGAGGGGCGAGCGATGACGGAGGAAATCGAGAAAAACGAGGAAAAAACTGAGGGCCTGAGGGGACGATTCAAGCGTGCGTGCCGGACGTTTGGGGAATGGGCCTGGTGGTTCGTGATCGGCACCTTTCTTGAGAAGCGGGTGGCCGCTATCCGCAAGGAAGCCTGGGACATGAACGACAACGTCATGTTGCTGCTCTTCGGGGACTACCTGGGGCTGCCGAACCCCATCTCCTACTACACGCTGGAGCTGCTTCCCTACCTGGCGGAGGAGATGGTTCCCTGGCAAAGGCGTATAATGAATCGTCAATCGGTCGTCGCCGAGAAGGCGGCGCAGTATGATTTTACGTAGGATGTACAAATAGGATGTACAGGGCGGAGGATGGTGCATGAGCGAATCGTCTTTTGAGGAACGCGGGGCGGGCGTCTCGAGCCTGCCGAGTTCGGGCTGCAGGCCCTTCACCTTTTTCGGGGGGAAGGGGGGGACGGGAAAGACCACCTGTGCGGCGGCCTACGCCTGCCACCTGTCCTCCCGCGGATGCCGCACGCTCCTCGTCTCGACGGACCCCGCCCACTCCACGTCCGATGTCTTGGATGTGCAGCTGGGGGCGGACATCACCCCCGTGGCGGAGAACCTCTGGGGTCTGGAGGTCGATCCCGAGCTCGAGTCCAGGCGATACATCACCGCGATACAGGAGAAGATGCTCTCCATCGTCAGCCCGGCGATCGTGGACGAGATCAAGAAACAGATGGAGATCGCCTACGCCTCCCCCGGCGCGGAGGAGGCCGCCATCTTCGACAAGTTCGTGGAGCTGATGGACGAGCGCGGCAGGGCGTACGACGCGATCGTCTTCGACACCGCTCCCACGGGACACACCCTTCGTCTGCTCTCGCTGCCGGAGATCCTGGGAGGGTGGATCGAGACCCTCATCGCCAAACGTCGGAAGGCGATGGAGATGTTCGGGATGGCGGGGCGGTTCGACAAGGAGATGCGGAGGAGGGCGGAGCAGGACCCCGTCGTCGAGGCCCTTGTGCGGCGGCGCGACCGTTTCGAGCGAAGTCGGCGCTACCTGACGGACCCCGGGGCCTCGGCGTTCTACTTCGTGCTCAATGCGGAGAGGATGCCGATTCTGGAGACGGCGCGCGCCGTGGAGATGCTGATGAAGTTCGGGATCGGCGTGGGGGGCGTCGTGGTCAACCGGGTGATTCCGGAGGACGCGGGCGAGTTCTTCCGCGAACGGCTGAAGGCGCAGAAGGGGTATCTGGAGGATATCGGGGAGCGTTTCGGCCGCCTGCGCCGCATCGTGCATTTGCCTCTTCTCAGGACGGACGTTCAGGGCATGGACCAGATTAAAAAAATAGCGGAATGGATAGGGGAAATCGACGCATGATTCTGGGGACGGTGCAGTACCCCTCCCGTTACGGAGGCCTGGGTATCGGAGTGAAAAAGGGACTGGAGTATCTGGCGGAACAGGGAGAGT of uncultured Fretibacterium sp. contains these proteins:
- a CDS encoding ATP-binding protein; the encoded protein is MTDNVTDKWKLTPGKLRRLKDPGSWKVKGTDEWGPGRKGVGLIGQERAVESISFGLMVPGRGYNIFVTGQPGSGRTSYALERLRERAADLPAPDDWLYLHNFDEPGEPLAMSVSAGRGKELCAALDGLLNELKATISKAFEQSQYEDAKAQYVKEFQEKAGTIMDELKSWAAEHHFSLKRTPQGFVNIPLIEAEDEEGKPVVREIQQEEFEALDEKEQKRYQALSEDVSQRTLLGLRRIRDMEKELKERIGELEAEICRAAIAPCMADVREAYSGNEPLSKWFDRMAEDVIENFGAFVTAVRDESAEVDFSRYLGNLFVSNDPKDGAPVVWETNPTYYNLAGKVEYESRQGYLYTDFRRIVAGAFHKANGGFLVLDAEKVLMNFMSWEAVKRLLRTQEASIENLGEQYGAIPVSSLRPSPIRMNLKVVMIGMPYIYELLQHYDPEFRKLFKVKASFDTDMPRTAATERRMGLCVRDILRRENLKPFDAEALSEVIEWASRDAEDQNLLSAELGRLRELLMESHAWAAGSSGPRVGREHVRKAIEHKRYRSGMYQEKLTRAFEDGVIRVDTDGAVVGQVNGLAVLDLTDYRFGHPSRITANVFMGQEGVVNIEREVRMTGPIHNKGLMILSSYLGRKYAQDMPLTLSARITFEQNYGGIEGDSASSTELYCLLSALSGLPLNQGIAVTGSVDQFGNVQPIGGVNEKIEGFFDYCRIAGLTGRQGVMIPRANVRHLMLNHDVLQAVKDGKFSVWAVGTIDEGIELLTGVRAGREHRDGSYAPASVHGRAKARLSKLLSDNVRLRKKLGGDDEEDEGGRRGRGPEEERSARRRGR
- a CDS encoding ArsA family ATPase → MSESSFEERGAGVSSLPSSGCRPFTFFGGKGGTGKTTCAAAYACHLSSRGCRTLLVSTDPAHSTSDVLDVQLGADITPVAENLWGLEVDPELESRRYITAIQEKMLSIVSPAIVDEIKKQMEIAYASPGAEEAAIFDKFVELMDERGRAYDAIVFDTAPTGHTLRLLSLPEILGGWIETLIAKRRKAMEMFGMAGRFDKEMRRRAEQDPVVEALVRRRDRFERSRRYLTDPGASAFYFVLNAERMPILETARAVEMLMKFGIGVGGVVVNRVIPEDAGEFFRERLKAQKGYLEDIGERFGRLRRIVHLPLLRTDVQGMDQIKKIAEWIGEIDA
- a CDS encoding endonuclease III, yielding MSRLRVGMDRSAPPADGAGPLRRWILSVLDLLEGVWHNEADPPALGHGEPLDGLVLTVLSQNTNDRNRDMAFERLKARFPSWESVVEGGAEALEDAVRPAGLAPTKARRILEILKIVHGDFGAYSIAELAKRGRDEARRYLTALPGVGEKTAACVLMFDMALPAFPVDTHVSRVCRRVGFVPEKASPDDICALMEREVPPRRYLGGHVNIIEHGRAVCSARKPLCGACPLTALCNTGRERVAEAMAVEMRKGRPGQGRARKGGASDDGGNREKRGKN